GAAGGCACACAACTGCCCGGCGTTCATCTGCGACAGGCTGTTGTGCTCGCCATCGAGCATGTGCAGGCTCAGCCCGGCCAGTTCATGGCGATAGGCGAAGTCGAGCAGGTCAAACGGCGTGACGCGGCCGTGGGTGAGGTTGGTCAGCAGCGGATAGGCGTGGGCAAACAGCCGCGCCTGGTCGAGGCGCTCAAGCAGGCGGCTGGCCAGCTCGCGGGTCAGCCGCGGCGCCTGGGCACCTTGCGCATTGTGGTTCAGTAACGTAGCGAAGCGTTCTTGTAGTGTGTTCATTCGAGTCGTTCCTGGTGCGGGCACCGGTTCTACCGGCGCCGTCTTTATCGCGCCGGCAAGGAACACTCGATAGATCCATTACGGATCATTTGATAAGGCCACTTTCAGACCCGATGGCCAATCGCCCGCAGCGCCTGGACCAGCGCCTCGACCTTGGCCTCGGCCTGGTCCTGTGGCGTGCCGGCAAAGCCGAGCAACAGTGCCGGCGGCAAGTAGCGGTTCAGGCAGTAGTCGCTCAGGGCGTAGGTGTGCACGCCATGCTCGGCCAGTTGCCGCGCCAGGGCCTGGTCATCGAGCTGCGGCGCAAGCCAGGCGATCAGGTGCATGCCGGCCTCGACCGGGGCCACCTGGAAAAAACCGCCCAGGCGCCGCTGCAGCACCTCGAGCAGGCACTGCTGGCGGGCCTGGTACAGCGCCCGCATGCGGCGGATATGGCCAATGAAGTGGCCTTCGCTCATGAAATCGGCGGTCACCGCCTGCAGCAGGGTCGGCGGGCTGCGGTCGAGCACTGCGCGCAAGGTGCAGAACGGCTCGACCAGGGCCTGGGGCAGAATCACATAGCCCAGGCGCAAGGAGGGGAACAGCACCTTGCTGAAGGTGCCGACATAGATCACCCGTTCGCTCTGGTCCATGGCATACAGCGCCGGCAACTGCCGACCGGCGTAGCGCAGCTCGCTGTCGCAATCGTCTTCAATGATCCAGCTGCCGCTGGCAGCCGCCCAGGCAATCAGCGCCAGGCGCCGGTTGTGGCTGAGGGTCATGCCCAGCGGGTGCTGGCGCGACGGGGTGGTGAAGGCCAGGCGCGCTTCGGGGCAATCACGAATACCGTGTTGCACGTCGATACCCTGGTCATCGACGCGCACCGGCACCACCCGGCAGCCGTGGGCCTGAAAGGCGATGCGCGCGGCGATATGCCCCGGGTCTTCCATCCACAGCGGCTCGTCGGGGTTGAGCAGCAGCATCGCCAGCAGGTTGAAGGCCTGCTGGGCGCCGGAGACGATCACCACCTGCCCGGCGCTGCAATCGATACCGCGGGCGTCGAACACGTACTCGGCAATGGCCTGGCGCAGCGTCTGCAGGCCTTGCAACTCGCCATAACCGAGCAGGGCCTTGCTCGGCTTGTGGCCGTGGCGGTTGAGCAGGCGTTTCCACAATGCCTGGGGAAAGGCCTCGAAAGCGCCATGGCTGGGCAGGAACGAGATCGGCGCCTGATCGCCGCAATGGGCGTAGGACACCCCGCGAAAATGATCGCTGCGCAGCGACAGCATCGTCTGGGTCAGGTCCGACAGTTTGGGCGGCGCAGGTGCTGACGGCTCGGCATCGGTACTGCGCTGCCACTCATCACCGACATAGGTGCCAGCGCCGGTGCGCGAGACCAGGAAACCCTCGGCAATCAGCTGGTCGAAGGCATTGAGCAGGGTGATGCGCGAAACCTGCAATTCCTGGCTCAAGGTGCGCGTCGACGGTAGGCGAATGCCCCCTTGCAGACGGCCGGTGAGGATCTGCTTGCGGATCTGCAGGTACAGCTGGCGATAAAGCGGGGTGGCGCTGTCGCGATCGAGGTCGATACCTGCAAACAGCAAACCGGCGGGGGACTTCATCGAGCTCTCGCAGACACTAGGAAGGGCCTGGACATGCTACGAGAAAGCCCGCCAGGCGGCCAGCCCAGGGCGCTTGTCATCAAATGAAAACAGCTTGTCGTCCGATGCGAAGCACCTGCCTGGCGTAGGGCATAGAGTCCAGTCAACAAGAATTGACGCACGGCGTCAGGATGACTGGAGTGACATGCATGGCCAAAGTCGTACGCTTCTATGAAACCGGTGGCCCCGAGGTCCTGCGCTACGAGGACGCCGAGGTCGGCGAGCCGGGCCCGGGCCAGGTGCGCCTGCGTCAGGTGGCGGTGGGGCTGAACTACGCCGACACCTACTTTCGCAACGGCACCTACCCGATCCCGCTGCCCAGCGGCATGGGCGTCGAGGCCTCGGGGGTGGTGCAGGCGGTGGGCGAGGGCGTGACCCAGGTGGCGGTGGGCGACCGGGTAACCTACACCGGCTTTCTCAACACCCTGGGCGCCTATTGCACCGAGCGGCTGATTCCGGCGGCAGCCTTGATCAAGCTACCGGAAACCATCGCCTTCGAAACCGCCGCGGCAATGACCATGCGCGGCCTGACCTCGGCCTACCTGATGCGCCGCCTGTATGACTTCAAGCCGGGTGACAGCGTGCTGCTGCACGCCGCCGCCGGCGGTGTCGGCCTGATTGTCTCGCAGTGGGCGCGCCTGCTCGGGCTGACGGTGATCGGCACGGTGTCCACCGACGCCAAAGCCGAAGTGGCCCGCGCCCATGGCTGCAGCCACACCATCAACTACAGCCATGAAGACGTCGCCAAGCGCGTGCGCGAGCTGACTGACGGGGTTGGCGTCAACGTGGTGTTCGACAGCGTCGGCAAGAGCACCTTCATGGCCTCGCTCGATTCGCTCAAGCGCCGCGGGCTGATGGTCTGCGTCGGCACAGCCTCGGGCACTATCCCGCCGTTCGACCCGCAGATCCTGGCGATCAAGGGCTCGCTGCACCTGACCCGCCCGGCCCTGGCCGACTACATCGCCGACCCGGCGGAGAAGGCGGACCTGGCCGGCGAGCTGTTCGAGCATGTCAGCAGCGGGCGGATCAAGATCGAGATCAACCAGCACTACGCATTACAGGATGCGGTTCAGGCCCACCGTGACCTGGAAGCGCGCAAAACCACCGGCTCGTCAATCTTCGTCATCTGAAGAGGGCAACAGCATGCACATCGAACAACTGACCTGCGCCATCGGTGCCGAAATCACCGGGGTCAATCTGGCAGATGCAATTGATGACGACGACCTGTTCGAGCAGCTGCGTGCGCAGTTGCTCAAGCACCGGGTGCTGTTCTTGCGCGATCAGACCTTCAGCCGCGCCGAGCATGTGGCCTTTGCCCAGCGCTTCGGCGAGCTGGAAGACCACCCGGTGGCCGGCAGCGACCCCGAACACCCGGGCCTGGTGCAGATCTACAAGCGCCCGGACCAGCCGGCCGATCGCTACGAGAACGCCTGGCACACCGACGCCACCTGGCGCGAGGCGCCGCCCATGGGGTGCGTGCTGCGCTGTGTGGAGTGCCCGCCGGTGGGCGGCGACACCATGTGGGCGAACATGGCGCTGGCCTACCAGAACCTGCCGGATGACGTGAAGGCGCGGATCGAGGGCCTGCGCGCCCGGCACAGCATCGAAGCCAGTTTTGGCGCGGCGATGGCGCTGGAAAAACGCCTGGCGCTCAAGGCGCAGTTCCCCGACGCCGAACACCCGGTGGTGCGCACCCATCCGGACACCGGCGAGCCGGTGCTGTTCGTCAATGCCTTCACCACCCACTTCAGCAACTACCACACCCCGCAGCGAGTGCGTTTCGGCCAGGACGCCAACCCCGGTGCCAGTGACCTGCTGCGCTACCTGATCAGCCAGGCCTACCTGCCCGAGTACCAGGTGCGCTGGCGCTGGAAACCCAACAGCGTGGCGATCTGGGACAACCGCAGCACCCAGCATTACGCGGTGATGGACTACCCAGCGTGCCACCGCAAGATGGAGCGCGCCGGCATCAAGGGCGAGCGCACCTTCTGAAGGCCAGCAACACCCCAGGACAATAACAAGACCGAGGACTACAGCATGCAATTCTTCGACGATTCGTTGCACCCGGAAAACATGGAAAAGGTGGTGATCACCGTGGCCCCCTATGGCCCGGAGTGGATGCCCGAGGACTTTCCCGAAGACATCCCGCTGACCATGGACGAGCAGGTGCAAAAGGCAGTCGACTGCTATGAAGCCGGCGCCACGGTGCTGCACCTGCACGTGCGCGAGCTGGACGGCAAGGGCTCCAAGCGCCTGTCGAAGTTCAACGAACTGATTGCCGGCGTGCGCGAAGCGGTGCCGGAGATGATCATCCAGGTCGGTGGCTCGATCTCGTTCGCCCCGGAAAGCGACGGCGAGGCGGCCAAGTGGTTGTCCGATGACACCCGGCACATGCTCGCCGAGCTTACGCCCAAGCCCGACCAGGTCACCGTGGCGATCAACACCACGCAGATGAACATCATGGAGCTGCTGTACCCGGAGTACCTGGAGGGCACCTCCCTGGCCCATCCGGCGATCCACGCCGCTTACAGCGAAATGACCGTGCCGGCCGGCCCGGCCTGGGTGCGCGAACACCTGCGCCGCCTGCAGGCCAGCAACATCCAGCCGCACTTCCAGTTGACCGGCATGCACGCCCTGGAAACCCTCGAACGCATCGTGCGCAAGGGCGACTACATGGGCCCGCTGAACCTGACCTGGATCGGCATTGGTGGCGGCTTCGACGGCCCCAACCCGTTCAACTTCTTCAACTTCATTCACCGTGCGCCCAACGGCTGCACGCTGACCGCCGAATCGCTGCTGAAAAACGTGCTGCCGTTCAACACCATGGCCCTGGCCATGGGGCTGCACCCGCGTTGCGGCAACGAAGACACCATCATCGACCAGCACGGCAAGCGCTTCGGTTCGGTGCAGCAGATCCAGCAGACCGTACGCGTGGCCCATGAACTGGGCCGTGAGATCGCCAACGGCAAGGAAGCGCGGGCCATCTACCGCATCGGTGAGCAGTACAGCAGCATCGAGCAGACCCTCAAGGCCAACGGCATGGCGCCTAACCGCCAGCCGGGCCAGAAGGGTGTGCCGCAGCGCGCCTGATTGGCCTGGCCCGGCACGTGGTTACGTGCCGGGCCGGCGATCCACAGCGCTGACCGTCGGGCTTTTCAGCTTTTCAATAAAAACAATAAGTAAGTCTCATGCCAGACAACCCCAAGGAGGCAGCATGGCCGCCTATCTCGCCAGCGCCACAGACGATGGCGCCGACACTTCACGAGGCATTTCCCGGCGATATGCCTGGATTGTCTTTGCCCTGACCTTTGGCCTGCTGATTTCCGACTACATGTCGCGGCAGGTACTCAACGCAGTCTTCCCGTTGCTCAAGGCCGAATGGGCCCTGAGTGACAGCCAGCTGGGCCTGCTCAGCGGCATTGTCGCGCTGATGGTCGGGCTGCTGACCTTCCCCTTGTCACTGTTGGCCGACCGCTTCGGGCGCATCCGCAGCCTGGTGCTGATGGCCGTACTCTGGAGCCTGGCCACCCTCGGCTGCGCCCTGGCCGACAACTACCCGCAGATGTTTGCCGCGCGTTTTCTGGTCGGTGTCGGCGAGGCCGCCTATGGCAGCGTCGGCATTGCCGTGGTGGTCGCGGTGTTCCCCCGTGACATGCGCGCGACCCTGGCCGGGGCCTTCATGGCCGGCGGCATGTTCGGCTCGGTGCTGGGCATGGCCCTGGGCGGCTTGATGGCCCAGCACTTTGGCTGGCGCTGGGCGTTCGCCGCGATGGCCCTGTTCGGCCTGTTGCTGGCGTTGCTGTACCCGCTGATCGTCAAGGAGGCGAAGATCGCTCCACAGCGGGTCAATGCCGCCGCCTGCAAGATCGCCCGGCCACTGCACACCTTGTACGGCAGCCGCTCGGTGATCGCCGCTTACGTGGGCAGTGGGCTGCAGCTGTTCGTCGGCGGCACGGTGATTGTCTGGATGCCCAGCTATCTGAATCGCTACTACGCCATGGGCACCGACCAGGCCGGCGTGGTCGCCGCCATCATCGTGCTGTGCAGCGGCATCGGCATGATCCTCTGCGCCATGCTTTGCGATCGCCTCGGCCGGCAGCGCCCGGACCGCAAGATCAGCCTGGCCATCGGTTATTGCCTGGGCAGTTGCCTGTTGCTGTCGCTGGCCTTCGCGCTGCCCTCGGGCACCGCGCAACTGGTGCTGATCTGCCTGGGGATGATGGTTGCCGCCGGCACCAACGGCCCGTCCAGCGCCATGGTCGCCAACCTGACCCATTACTCGGTGCACGGCACCGCGTTTGCCACCCTGACCCTGGCCAACAACCTGCTCGGGCTTGCGACCGGGCCGTTGATTACCGGCCGCGTCTCCGACCTGATCGGCCTGCAGGCCGCCTTCCAGCTGGTGCCGCTGATCAGCATCGCGGCGGCGGCGGTGTTTTTTATTGCCAAGCGTCATTACCACCGTGACATGGCCCGCCTGGAGTTGAATCCGTGAAGCACGTTTTGTCGATCGAAGTGTTCTTCGACTTTATCTGCCCCTGGTGCCTGATTGGCCAGGCGCATCTGCAGCGGGCGCTGGAACAACTGCGCCGCGAGCGGCCGGAGGTCGAGGTCAAGCTGCTCTTGCGCGGCGTGCAATTACTGCCGCAGATGGCCAGGACCGGCCAGCCGTTCGAGGCCTTTTACCGCAAGCGCCTGGGCAGCGATGAGGCGGTACGCCTGCGCCAGGCGCAGGTGCGCAGCGCCGCCAAGGCCGCAGGGGTGGAGATCGATTTCAGCCGCATCAGCCGCATGCCCAACACCGCCGACGCCCATCGCCTGCTGCAGCGCGCGGTGGCGCTGGGTTCGACTCAGCAGGCCGAAGCACTGCTGGCCAGGCTGTTTGCCGGCTACTTCCAGCAGGGCAAGGATTTGGGTGACCCGGTGACCTTGATGCATATCGCCAGCGCCTGTGGCCTGGAGCCTGGGCGGGTTGCCGATTGCCTGCGCGGCGATGCCAGCCCGTTCATCGGCGCCAATGACCAGGCTGCCGACGGCGTGCCGTGCTTTCGCTTCAACCAGCGCCTGCGGGTCTCGGGGGCACAGCCGGTCGAGGTGTTGCTGCAGGCCATGGCCCAAGCCCTGGAACACGAGGTGGCGGCATGAGCGGGGTGTATCCGGTACCGGCCGACAAAGTCCCGCCCCGTGGCGGGCGGGTGTTGCTGGAATGGGCGGACAGGAGCGTGGCGCTGTTCAACGTTGCCGACAGCTTCTACGCCATCGACGACAGTTGCCCGCACCAGGGCGCCTCGTTGTGCGGCGGGCGCCTGGACGGACGGGTGATCCAGTGCTGCGCCCACGGCCTGCGCTTTGATCTGGCCAGCGGTTATCTGCTCAACTCGACGCAGCTCAAGGTTGCCAGCTACCCGGTCGAGCAACGGGATGGGCAGCTGTTCATCGTGCTGGCGAGCAAGGAGGCGGGCCAATGAGCGTGGTCGCAATTGCCGCCGCCAACCACCGCGCCCGGGAACTGGCGCCGGGCTTTATCGTCAGCCTGATTGCCGCGGCGGCGGCGAGTTTTCTCAGTGAGCATTACGATGCCCCGGTGATGTTGTTTGCCTTGTTGCTGGGCATGGCCCTGAACTTTCTGGCCAGCGATGGCCGTTGCAAAGCCGGGATCGAATTCACCGCACGCACGGTATTGCGCCTGGGCGTGGCGCTGCTGGGCATGCGCATTACCCTGGGCCAGATCGCTAGCCTTGGCTGGAAGCCGGTAGCGCTGGTGGTGATGCTGGTGGTGGTGACCATCCTGGTCTCGGTGGTGGCGGCACGGGCCCTGGGTTTTCAGCGCTTGTTCGGCATGCTCACCGGTGGTGCCACGGCGATTTGCGGGGCCTCGGCGGCGCTGGCCCTGGCCGCGGCCTTGCCCCATCACCCGCAAAAAGAGCGCGCCACCCTGTTTACCGTGATTGGCGTGTCGGCGTTGTCGACCCTGGCGATGATCCTCTATCCGATGATTGCCAGCTGGCTGCAGCTGTCGCCGCAACAGGCCGGGGTGTTTCTTGGCGCGACCATTCATGATGTGGCGCAGGTGGTGGGCGCGGGGTACAGCATGTCCACCGAGACCGGCGACATTGCCACCGTGGTCAAGCTGATGCGCGTGGCCATGTTGCTGCCGGTGATTGTCTGCGCGGCGATGATCACCCGCCGCGCCGGCGGTGATGCCGGTGGGCAGCGGCCACCGTTACTGCCGTGGTTTGCGGTGGGTTTTGTCCTGCTGGCGTGCATCAACAGCACCGGCTGGATGTCGGCGGCGGTGCAGGGCGGGGTCAACGACCTGTCGCGCTGGTGCCTGGTGGTGGCGATCAGCGCCCTGGGCATGAAGACTCAGTTAAAGGAGCTGGCGGCGGTGGGCTTCAAGCCGATTGCGTTGATGGTCGGGGAGACGGTGTTCCTGGTGCTGCTGGTATTGGCATTGATGCACTGGGGGTTGTAGACGGTTGCCCCAGTAGTGGACTGGCATGCACCGAACCCAAGCGCGCAGCACTCGTGTTTGACAGCGCCGGCTAGTCTTGCCGGCGCTCATGCTGCGCCCGCCAACTGGCCGGCGGCATGCCGAACTGGGCGATGAACCAGCGGGTAAAGGAGCTGGGCATTGAGTAACCGAGCATGTCGGCAATGCGCCCCATTGTATAGCTGGGGTTTTCCAGGTAGCGGATCACCAGGTCGCGGCGCACGCCGTTGATCAAATCGCTGAAGGTCACCCCGCATTCCTCCAGGCGCCGCTGCAAGGTGCGCACGTTCATGCCCTGGGTTTGCGCCACCTGCTCGATGGTCGCCCGGCCCATGGGCAATAGCAGGTAGATGGTCTTGCGCATTTCCAGTTCCAGCGACAGCTTGCCACTGGCCTGCAGGGTGTCCAGGTAACGCTGCGCCAGGCGCGCCATGGCCTGGTTGGCCAGCGGGTTGGCGGTGTCGAGGTCGGCGGCCGGGCAGACGATACCGTTGAACTCGCTGCCAAACACCAGCTTGCAGCCAAAAATCCGCCGGTGAATGGCCAGGTCCGCCGGCGCCGCATGGGTGAAGTTGGCGCTGATCGGGTGCCAGTGGGCGCCAAGCAGGGCGGCGCACAGGCGCAACATCACGCCAATCGCCAGCTCTGTGGCCTGGCGCCCGCGCTGGGGCTGGTCGGTGACCACTTCTTCCCGAATGATCACGGTCTTGCCGGCTTCTTCGATATGAATGGCCAGGGCGTCGTTGAGCAAATGCCGGTACTGGACGATCACCTGCAGGGCGTCGCGCAGGGTGCGCTGGTGGCTGAGCAGCAGGCTGATCTCGCCAAAATCCGATAACTGGCGCAGCTCGGCCATGCGCAGGCCAAAGGTATCGCAACCACTGACCCGCGCCGACTCTTCCAGCAGGGTCACCACGCTGGATACCGCGATACGCTGGTTGGGGTCGTCGAGCAGGCTGGCACTGAGGCCGACCTGAGCCAGCAGGGCATGGGGGTTGAGCCCCAGGTGCCGGGACACCTCAAGGTAGTTGGTCAGGCTTGCAGCACGTACGAGGGCGGTCATTTTATTGTTTTCCACGCATTCATCAGGCGCCCCGCTTCTATGGCGGGTAGTTCGATTCGTTATAGCGTGGGTGTCGCCAAATGAGAAGCCGTTTTCGGCGGCTGAAAAAAGCCCGATGACCCGCACCCCCGGGCCACTCGGACATACGCCACAAACCCTGTCATCAAATGAAAAGTCGCTGACGCGCAATGTAAAGCGCCAGCGGGGAGGGCTGATTACTGTGGCTGTGCAAGCGCTCGAGATCATCTGCGAGCGGACTGTCCTGAGCCTAGGTGCCGACGTGGAAAAACTGCATACCACCGCTACTGTCCTGATCGTCCCCGGCCTGCGCGAGCATGTGCCCGAGCATTGGCAGACCCGGCTGGCCGAACGCCTGGCCAAGGTCCATACGCTGGCGCCGCTGCAGGTCGATGGCCTGGACTGCAACGCCCGGGTCGACGCCATCCAGCGTGCGCTTGAACAGATTGAAGGCGAGGTGTTGCTGGTGGCGCACAGCGCCGGGGTGCTGATGGTTGCCCACTGGGCGGCGCGTTACCAGCGGCCGATCAAGGGCGCGCTGCTGGCGGCGCCACCGGACCTTGCGGCCAGTTGGCCGGCGCACTACCCAAGCCCGCAAACCCTGCGCGCCAATGGCTGGAGCCCGCTGCCGATGACGCCGTTGCCGTTCCCGAGCATCGTCGCCGCCAGCAGCGACGACCACCTGGCCAGTCTTGACGCGGTCAGGGCCATGGCCAGCAACTGGGGCAGCCAGTTGCTGGAACTGGGCGCTGTCGGCCACCTCAACCCGGCCGCAGGCTTTGGCCCCTGGCCACGGGCCGAACAACTGGTCCAGGCCCTGGACCGGCAGTAACGCACGGACGCTTGAACCACGCCCGCATTCGACGGGCGGCGATAACAACAATAACAATAAGTGGAGCCATCGCGATGTCCAACCCTCGCATTCACCGTGCTGTGAAGCCACAGCGCTGCCTGCTCGCCTGCGCCATCGGCTTGCTGGCGCTGCCAGGCGCCCAGGCGTTCGAACTCGATACCGGCAGTGAAGACTGGGCCGTGCGCCTGGATAACACGGTCAAGTACAACTACGGCGTACGCACCGAAAGCGCTGACAAACGCCTGCTGGCAACCCCCAACAACAACGACGGCGACTACAACTTCCGCAAGGCCGGGACCACGGTCACCAACCGTATCGACCTGCTCAGCGAGCTGGACGTGATCTACCAGGGCAACATGGGCTTTCGCGTCAGCGCCGCCAGCTGGTACGACAAGGCCTACGACAACACCGGCTCCAACGCCAACCCGTTCGTCAACGGCAACGGCGGCCAGTCGGGCATCAACCCCAGCCTCAACGGCTTGCCCGGCACCGGCGTGCCGCTGGGCAGCCCGCACCTGAGCAACTATGCCCAGCGCTACTACAGCGGCCCGTCCGGTGAGGTACTGGATGCCTTCGTGTTCATGCGTCGCGAAGTGGGCGACTCCTCGCAGATCAGCGCCAAGCTCGGCCAGCACAATTTGTTCTGGGGCGAAACCCTGCTCAACCCGGTGCATTCGCTGAGCTACGGCCAGTCTGGCCTGGACCTGGCCAAGCTGGCCGCCTCACCCGGCACCGAAGCCAAGGAGCTGTTCGTGCCGCGCAACCAGCTGTCGGCGGCGTTGCTGGTCAACCCCGAGCTGACCATCGGCGCGCAGTACTTCCTCGACTGGGACGCCGCGCGGCTGCCGGAAGCCGGCACCTACTACGGCGGTTCGGACCTGGTGGGCGAGGGCGCACAGAGCTTTCTGCTCGGCCACACCGGCACGCCCGGGCTGATCCCGGTGCGCGGCGCGCTGACCAACATCCGCCGCGGCCACGACCTGACCCCGGACAAACGCGGCGACTGGGGGGTGATGGCCAAGTGGTCGCCCGAATGGCTGGGCGGCACCCTGGGCGTGTATTACCGCAAGACTTCGGAGATCCTGCCCCAGGCCTGGCTCGACGCCCGCGGCCTGACCGTCGCCAACGGCCCGTTCGGCAGCCCGCCGGGCAGTGCCCAGGGCGCGGTCGGCAACCTCTACAACTCGCTGCAAAGCGCCACCTACCAGTTCGCCTACGCCGACAACATCGACATCTATGGCCTGAGCCTGTCCAAGGATGTCGGCGGTATCAGCGTCGGCAGCGACCTGAACATCCGCCACAACATGCCCCTGGCGAGCATTCCGGCGATCCTCAGTGCGCCGGGCCAGGCCGGCCTGGGTGGCGGCTTCGGCCTGCTGCCGGCGCGTTTGCCCAGCAGTGGCGTGGTCTATGAAGCGCCGTCCGACGGCGACAGCATGAGCGCCACCGGCGACACCCTGCACTGGACCCTCAACGGCCTGATGACCATTGCCGATACGCCGTTGTTCGACTCGGCGACCCTGCTCGGCGAGCTGTTCTACAGCAACCTGCTCAAGCTCGATAACCACAACGCGGCCTTGTACAAGGGTAAAAGCAGCTACCGCGGCATCGACCAGCCGACCCGCGACAACTGGGGCATCGCGGTCAACTTCACCCCGACCTGGTACCAGGTATTGCCGGGCATGGACCTGAGCATGCCGCTGTCGATCAACGTCGGCCTGGACGGCGTATCGCCGGTGCAGGGCGGCGGCGCCGAGAACACCGGCAACTACGCCGTGGGCCTGAGCGCGGCGATCTACAACCAGTACTTCGTCGACCTCAAGTACGTCGATGGCTTCGGCAAGACCCAGTCCTGCAACAACGGCCAGACCGACGGCAGCACCCCCAACGCCCTGGACGGCGAGCAGGACTACACCTGCTACGGCGGCGGTTACGCCGCGTTCTCTGGCGGCGCCGCCACCACCGAGGACCGTGGCGCGCTGTACCTGACCCTGAAAACCACCTTCTGAGTCACACAGGAAAACAACAACATGAACTACGTGCACACCCTGTTGGCCACGTGCCTGTCGCTGGCTGCCCTGAACCCGGCCCATGCCGCCGTCTCCAACGACCAGGCCGCGCGCCTGGGCACCAGCCTGACGCCGATAGGCGCAGAGAAGGCCGCCAACGCCGACGGCTCGATTCCCGCCTACCAGGGCGGCCTGCTGACCCCGCCGGCGGCATACCAGAGCGGCGCGAGCATGCGCCCGGACCCGTTCGCCGCCGAGCAACCGCTGCTGGTCATCGATGGCAAGAATGCCGAACAGTACAAGGGGCAACTGACCGCCACCACCCAGGAACTGCTCAAGCGCTTCCCGAGTTTTCGCGTCGATGTCTATCCCACTCATCGCACCGTGGCGCTGCCGCAACCGGTGCTCGACAACACCTTGAAGAACGCCGTAGGTGCGCGCAGCCAGGAGGGCGGTAGCGCGGTCGACAATGTGCTGCCGGGCATTCCCTTCCCGATTCCGCAGAGCGGTGCCGAGGCCATGTGGAACTTCCTGTTGCGCTACCAGGGCGTGAGCATGACCGCCAAGTACGACTCGTGGAACGTCGATGCCGCCGGCAACGCCACCCTGAGCACCACCGGCCAGGCCAACATCAGCTACCCGATCTACGAGGACATGAGCAAGCCGATCGGCGCCAAGGACACCTACTACCAGATGAAACTCACCTACACCGCGCCGGCCCGCCGCGCCGGTGAAGCGATGATGCTGCGCGATGCCGCCAACCCGCTGGTGCAACCACGCAGCGCCTGGCAGTACCTGCCGGGCCAGCGCCGGGTCAAGCTGGCGCCGAACCTGGCCTACGACACGCCCAACCCGGGCACCTCGGGTTCGGGCACCTACGATGACGTGTTCGTCTTCAACGGCGCCCTCGACCGCTACGACTGGACCCTGGTCGGCAAGCAGGAGATGTACGTGCCGTACAACACCTACCGGTTGACCTACAACACCGACGTCAAGCAACTGACCACCGCCAACCACCTCGCGCCGCAATTCGTGCGCTGGGAAAAGCACCGGGTCTGGGTGGTCGAAGGCAAGCTCAAGGACGGCGCCCGGCACATCTACCACAAGCGCCGCTTCTACCTCGACGAGGACAGCTGGATCGCCCTGGCCTCAGACCAGTATGACGCCCGTGGCCAGCTGTACCGCGGCAGCTTCGCCTTCCTCAGCCAGAGCTACGACAAACAGACCCCGGATGCCACGCCGTTCATGATCTACGACCTGATCGGCGGCACCTACAACCTCAATGGCGTGGTCGGGGCCTACGGCGGCATTCGCTACATCGAGCCGCTGTCGCGCACCCAGTGGTCGCCCGAGTCCCTGGCCGGGGCCGGCATTCGCTGAGCCTGTCGAGCACGCACCGAGGAGGATCAGGGATGGCTTTTTTCAAACGCTGCAGCGTGATGCTGCTGGCCTGGGCCGCGCTGCAG
This portion of the Pseudomonas sp. SORT22 genome encodes:
- a CDS encoding DUF1329 domain-containing protein, whose amino-acid sequence is MNYVHTLLATCLSLAALNPAHAAVSNDQAARLGTSLTPIGAEKAANADGSIPAYQGGLLTPPAAYQSGASMRPDPFAAEQPLLVIDGKNAEQYKGQLTATTQELLKRFPSFRVDVYPTHRTVALPQPVLDNTLKNAVGARSQEGGSAVDNVLPGIPFPIPQSGAEAMWNFLLRYQGVSMTAKYDSWNVDAAGNATLSTTGQANISYPIYEDMSKPIGAKDTYYQMKLTYTAPARRAGEAMMLRDAANPLVQPRSAWQYLPGQRRVKLAPNLAYDTPNPGTSGSGTYDDVFVFNGALDRYDWTLVGKQEMYVPYNTYRLTYNTDVKQLTTANHLAPQFVRWEKHRVWVVEGKLKDGARHIYHKRRFYLDEDSWIALASDQYDARGQLYRGSFAFLSQSYDKQTPDATPFMIYDLIGGTYNLNGVVGAYGGIRYIEPLSRTQWSPESLAGAGIR